One genomic segment of Candidatus Berkiella aquae includes these proteins:
- a CDS encoding pirin family protein, whose protein sequence is MSDLYLKCQLSDSKDCPPLPHQPIEQLLPTRNATLGDNLMIRRALPHRQRRMIGAWCFIDHFGPLNLNQSKGMNVGPHPHIGLQTVTWLIEGKITHRDSLGSEQIINPGQLNLMTAGNGIVHSEESIIDTHKTLHGAQLWLALPDMVRQMDPGFAHYEFLPVMEHDGITITVLAGELFGKVAPTNTYSPTMALDIRTVAAAKTILPLNPDFEYGVLVLKESAIIENSIIDINNLLYLGYGRDKLSINLPQNAHLLILGGEPFKEEVLIWWNFVARTEAEIKEAAENWQTFKYFGEIPGNLIPRMNAPDLPAAHFK, encoded by the coding sequence ATGAGCGATCTCTACCTCAAATGCCAACTCTCTGATTCAAAAGATTGTCCGCCATTGCCTCATCAACCCATTGAGCAATTATTGCCAACACGTAATGCAACGCTCGGTGACAATTTAATGATAAGACGTGCCTTGCCTCACAGACAAAGGCGAATGATTGGCGCTTGGTGCTTTATCGACCATTTTGGCCCTTTAAATTTAAATCAGAGTAAAGGAATGAATGTAGGGCCTCATCCTCATATTGGATTGCAAACCGTGACTTGGTTAATTGAAGGAAAAATTACTCATCGAGACAGCCTAGGCAGTGAGCAAATCATTAATCCGGGTCAATTAAATTTAATGACGGCAGGTAACGGTATTGTTCATTCAGAAGAATCGATTATCGATACTCATAAAACCTTGCATGGTGCTCAGCTATGGTTAGCCTTACCAGATATGGTGAGACAAATGGACCCAGGTTTTGCCCATTATGAATTTCTTCCTGTTATGGAACATGATGGAATAACTATTACCGTATTAGCAGGCGAGTTGTTTGGCAAAGTAGCACCAACCAACACTTATTCCCCTACCATGGCACTTGATATCCGCACAGTTGCCGCAGCAAAGACCATCTTACCACTTAACCCCGATTTTGAATATGGCGTTTTAGTGTTAAAAGAAAGCGCCATTATTGAAAATTCGATCATTGATATTAATAATCTTTTATATCTAGGATATGGCAGAGATAAGTTATCTATCAATTTGCCGCAAAATGCGCATTTGCTCATTCTGGGGGGAGAGCCCTTTAAAGAGGAAGTATTGATTTGGTGGAATTTTGTTGCTCGAACGGAAGCTGAAATCAAAGAAGCAGCAGAAAATTGGCAGACATTTAAGTATTTTGGAGAAATTCCAGGTAATTTAATTCCCAGAATGAATGCCCCAGATTTGCCTGCTGCCCATTTCAAATAA
- a CDS encoding OsmC family protein yields the protein MDNKTDNATITVSSSEKGKYAQDIIIGQHLLVGDEPVAVGGNDLGPSPYDYLLAALGTCTSMTLRMFADLKKIPLEKVSVKLQHEKKYATDCAECENSTAKIDHIERSITLTGNLSQEQREKLLEIANKCPVHRTLTSKIIITTKLNDN from the coding sequence ATGGATAATAAAACAGATAATGCAACAATAACGGTGAGTAGTTCTGAAAAAGGAAAATATGCTCAGGATATCATTATTGGGCAACACTTACTGGTAGGTGATGAACCTGTTGCAGTTGGGGGAAATGATTTAGGCCCCTCTCCCTATGATTATTTACTTGCCGCCTTGGGTACTTGTACCTCAATGACTTTACGAATGTTTGCCGATCTTAAGAAAATCCCACTAGAAAAAGTCTCAGTCAAACTACAACACGAAAAAAAGTATGCAACCGATTGTGCTGAGTGTGAGAATAGCACAGCTAAAATCGACCATATTGAACGAAGTATTACCTTAACGGGTAATCTTTCACAAGAACAGCGTGAAAAATTACTTGAAATTGCTAATAAATGTCCTGTGCATCGTACGTTGACGTCAAAAATAATCATCACCACAAAATTGAATGATAACTGA
- a CDS encoding ferritin-like domain-containing protein: MRNVKHIKSAKRSEKSNALATPTDLGEKSRTAISKSLNPLIADIFALYVKTKNFHWHVSGSHYRDYHLLFDEHAEQIFAMTDVLAERVRKLGGTTIRSIGHINQLTSINDDDDTFVEAKEMIRRLMNDNKSLLSHMRQTHKICSDHHDVATTSILEVFIDETERRIWFLFETQAG; this comes from the coding sequence ATGCGAAATGTAAAACATATTAAAAGTGCAAAGCGCAGTGAAAAGAGTAATGCCTTAGCGACACCCACCGATTTGGGGGAAAAGTCACGTACGGCCATTTCCAAAAGTTTGAATCCTTTAATTGCTGATATTTTTGCATTATATGTTAAAACTAAAAATTTCCATTGGCATGTATCAGGTAGTCATTACCGTGATTACCATTTACTGTTTGATGAACACGCAGAGCAAATTTTTGCAATGACGGATGTATTGGCTGAGCGTGTCCGCAAGTTAGGGGGTACTACCATTCGTTCAATTGGGCATATAAACCAATTAACCAGTATAAACGATGATGATGATACCTTTGTCGAAGCAAAAGAGATGATTAGACGCTTAATGAATGATAATAAATCATTATTATCTCATATGCGCCAAACACATAAAATTTGCAGCGATCATCATGATGTTGCAACAACCAGTATTTTAGAAGTATTCATTGATGAAACAGAGCGTCGCATTTGGTTTTTATTCGAAACTCAAGCTGGATAA
- a CDS encoding transaldolase family protein, producing the protein MLVAKIGVQYVAPYLSQMNLHDIDAHTEISLLRSMKEQYGFQTKLMIASIQSISDVTHAANIGVSAATLSPSCLKEWLSGHELTQKITDIFAEHFSSFAQNHGCDLFATLA; encoded by the coding sequence TTGTTAGTAGCAAAAATTGGAGTCCAATATGTTGCTCCCTATTTATCGCAAATGAATCTTCACGATATTGATGCTCATACGGAAATATCATTATTGCGGTCGATGAAAGAACAATATGGCTTCCAAACTAAGTTAATGATAGCGAGTATCCAAAGCATAAGCGATGTCACTCATGCTGCTAATATCGGCGTCAGTGCTGCTACCCTCTCGCCTTCTTGTTTAAAGGAATGGTTATCAGGACATGAATTAACCCAAAAAATTACAGACATCTTTGCAGAGCATTTTTCTTCATTTGCTCAAAACCATGGCTGCGATTTGTTTGCTACTTTGGCCTAA
- a CDS encoding VWA domain-containing protein — MLQMKDINWYSLLDTLLGELNVEYRLEASDNHIAIEASPENLTLINSQLEKAFNDLSSVLPYTVEAAPLVETVPEAMSTFKALLGDERFTDLTINPDELFNIKRGAQVKDGVLYSKATYSQRTISVWTDAINALIADLKPISKEALREKWKDKSPISRLDLAKTQDDIDYTDIVKQNFGLQKSADNKVSVFFNFRQLWQDLFVPELASKSKVVSAPLINTALKTNQIVIHKAQLLDYLRQELHSDMLWRIFQTDQGPVATPLYLDTTTHVRRQTKVSIIIDRSGSMKGCFEELTTKVLGFIEKLEPNTRVNILFFDDTIGPRQAFLAHDLPAITNFVKSLKPNGQTYLYQALKAEFDNLLKDAAIGDNTAILLVTDGQESSRNYSDKIDNILAIQTKFKEREINPPKIFTIGIGADNAIQKLDPRLSSERLIINNVAEFKKVHQYIQQIQNPTRDQELIVTPKPNAVVGVNVAVEQHGNIIAPDVYFSLEHHSMGVIQSNKKLIIKLKSNIPQGNIHDTVKRILALARDAVVSKPYHTLKNELTTIKAKVAASSLAAQGEYPKSILDDLIQLLETDYIQMADQSHQKLIKTAQHQRSYVEHAIPATPTFSMDYTSSTDGTSIPYTGAWQRMSPPQYNIAGKLISSHDKPTEEALSSLVRISTRIESKQNQMTVQAFDQDQKEQSRLYAFCTPQLDDAEPPFLFCQGDSFQSFVFPNGEHPDMAGDNYHFNQCRPVDYYGKPSVVCPGEKSTVVLTPKLRERPFENLGGNIALGAVLLYWAKSLYQAFTTPTQPKTYFTDKAVFKKKVKELRSFLEATKKKIQAKQPFDGDNFHLLELEDYAEDVKRLEKRFSKDVLEEAQLDELYQEIKDFKDSMHKLCDKLSKATTKAPKPITPQFKLETQKDWGALLLPKSTSTRIGVDTSLPKIKL, encoded by the coding sequence ATGCTGCAAATGAAGGATATTAATTGGTATTCCCTACTTGATACGTTACTTGGCGAACTTAATGTTGAATATAGGCTTGAGGCTTCAGACAATCATATTGCAATTGAAGCCTCTCCTGAAAATTTAACGTTAATTAACAGTCAACTAGAAAAAGCTTTTAATGATCTCAGTAGCGTACTACCTTATACCGTTGAGGCAGCTCCACTGGTAGAAACGGTTCCAGAAGCCATGTCGACCTTTAAAGCACTGTTAGGCGATGAGCGTTTTACCGATCTCACCATTAATCCAGACGAACTTTTTAATATAAAAAGAGGTGCCCAAGTTAAAGATGGAGTACTTTATTCCAAAGCAACTTACAGTCAAAGAACCATTTCTGTATGGACTGATGCTATCAATGCACTGATTGCAGACTTAAAACCAATTTCTAAAGAAGCTTTAAGAGAAAAATGGAAAGATAAATCTCCCATTTCTCGCCTTGATCTTGCAAAAACTCAAGATGACATAGACTATACCGACATTGTAAAACAAAATTTTGGTTTGCAGAAAAGTGCAGATAATAAAGTAAGCGTTTTTTTTAATTTTCGTCAACTATGGCAAGATCTCTTTGTTCCTGAACTTGCGAGTAAAAGCAAAGTCGTGAGTGCGCCCCTTATCAATACTGCGCTTAAAACCAATCAGATTGTCATACATAAAGCGCAATTATTAGATTATCTTCGTCAAGAACTCCATAGTGATATGTTATGGCGTATTTTTCAAACAGATCAGGGACCCGTTGCAACGCCCCTATACTTAGATACAACAACTCATGTGCGTCGACAAACCAAAGTCTCTATCATCATTGATCGCAGCGGTAGCATGAAAGGGTGTTTTGAGGAGCTCACCACCAAAGTGTTGGGGTTCATTGAAAAGCTGGAACCCAATACGCGAGTCAATATTTTATTTTTTGATGATACCATTGGTCCTAGACAAGCATTTTTAGCCCATGATTTACCAGCAATTACAAACTTTGTGAAAAGCTTAAAACCCAACGGCCAAACCTATCTATATCAAGCCTTAAAAGCTGAATTTGATAACTTATTGAAAGATGCAGCAATAGGGGACAACACCGCTATTCTTTTAGTAACAGATGGGCAAGAGTCTTCAAGAAACTATTCTGATAAAATCGATAACATTTTGGCTATTCAAACAAAATTCAAAGAAAGGGAAATCAATCCGCCTAAAATATTTACGATTGGAATTGGTGCTGATAATGCAATACAAAAACTAGATCCTCGTTTAAGTAGTGAACGACTTATTATTAATAATGTTGCTGAATTCAAAAAAGTACACCAATATATTCAACAGATCCAAAATCCTACTCGCGATCAAGAATTGATTGTCACGCCTAAACCAAACGCTGTTGTTGGGGTAAATGTTGCGGTTGAACAACATGGCAATATCATCGCCCCCGATGTTTATTTTAGCCTTGAGCACCATTCTATGGGAGTTATCCAAAGCAACAAAAAACTTATTATTAAGTTAAAGTCTAATATTCCTCAGGGAAACATACATGATACTGTAAAACGTATTCTCGCATTAGCACGCGATGCGGTGGTGAGCAAACCTTATCATACCCTAAAAAATGAATTAACCACGATCAAAGCTAAAGTTGCTGCATCAAGTCTTGCCGCTCAAGGAGAATATCCAAAAAGCATTTTAGACGATTTGATTCAATTGCTTGAAACTGACTATATTCAAATGGCCGACCAATCACATCAGAAACTGATAAAAACAGCCCAACATCAAAGAAGTTATGTTGAACACGCTATACCAGCTACACCAACATTTTCAATGGATTATACCTCATCAACCGATGGAACATCGATACCCTATACAGGTGCTTGGCAACGAATGTCTCCACCACAATATAATATTGCTGGGAAATTAATTTCATCTCATGATAAACCAACAGAAGAAGCATTATCCTCTTTAGTGCGTATATCTACCAGGATTGAAAGCAAACAAAATCAGATGACTGTTCAGGCTTTTGATCAAGATCAAAAAGAACAAAGTCGATTATATGCATTTTGTACACCACAGCTCGATGACGCAGAACCTCCTTTTTTATTTTGCCAAGGCGATAGTTTTCAATCCTTTGTGTTTCCTAATGGGGAACATCCTGATATGGCAGGGGATAATTATCATTTTAATCAATGTCGTCCTGTAGATTATTATGGTAAACCTTCTGTTGTTTGCCCAGGCGAGAAATCCACCGTTGTGTTGACTCCCAAGCTCCGAGAGCGACCTTTTGAAAACCTAGGTGGCAATATCGCACTTGGGGCAGTACTGTTATATTGGGCAAAATCACTCTATCAGGCATTCACTACCCCAACACAACCCAAAACGTATTTTACCGATAAAGCGGTATTTAAAAAGAAAGTAAAAGAGCTGCGGTCTTTTTTAGAAGCTACTAAAAAGAAAATTCAAGCAAAGCAACCTTTTGATGGTGATAATTTTCATTTGCTTGAATTAGAAGATTATGCCGAAGATGTCAAAAGACTAGAAAAGCGTTTTTCAAAAGACGTTTTGGAAGAAGCCCAGCTAG